One region of Limnothrix sp. FACHB-406 genomic DNA includes:
- a CDS encoding transglutaminaseTgpA domain-containing protein, producing the protein MVSEAARKAWWQRLQTWQNQPRPQPEESIALRILVQILVAIGILATDVAAGTQTSWWAIPLSFGGAYWSWRQRRRRNLGAQLAIAAGMLVALAVFFRSLLGNLGDTRLVLAELLIHLQVLHCFDLPRRKDLGYSMLIGLILMGVAGTLSQTMLFAPVLVAFVGVALPMLVLDYRSRLGLEPGDRDWRTLTGLIRPGQMARLFGVVAVLGLVVFALLPRFPGYQLRQFPVTAPPNLMDQVFDNRDQSASIRNPGYGQDGQALGGTSGAGRGQTDNTFYYGFSSTIDQTLQGQLVPTLVMRVRSQSPGFWRVLGFDRYTGRGWEISRNDDTQSLVRPDWSYRFVIPPEPTRAQIEEVVQSYTVLSALPNLIPTLAQPTELFFPTRGIAIDKEGSIRSPRILDEGLTYSVISQVAYRDRTRLRQARRTYPPFIRNYYLDVPAALRPKLQKRAQELLAKAPNARNDAYEQALFLAQALKQTYTVQPDLPPPAAGEDLVDRFLFQYQGGYPDHFPTTLTLMLRSLGIPARVAAGFAPGRFNPFTGLYEVYNTDAHLITEVYFPGYGWYSFDPIPGHPLIPPSIEKNETFSTLEKLWAWVAGWLPTPLRNWLDGVISGVLGGLLALVGRLLGLLTGGWTGILAAIALALVVGGALWLGWLGWHAWQRRRRLARLAPIAALYQEVRDWLAEDCPAYPWQTPLEYVAAYEQWLAQQGGGPGAGDRLALLAAVAGAYSDWRYGDRPADVAALREQWQRVRRRDRPRLLGAAAR; encoded by the coding sequence ATGGTTTCGGAAGCGGCAAGGAAAGCTTGGTGGCAACGGCTGCAAACTTGGCAAAATCAACCCCGGCCGCAACCGGAAGAATCGATCGCCCTGCGAATCTTGGTGCAAATTTTGGTGGCGATCGGGATTTTGGCCACCGATGTGGCCGCTGGAACCCAAACCAGTTGGTGGGCCATTCCCCTCAGCTTTGGCGGGGCCTACTGGAGTTGGCGGCAACGGCGGCGGCGCAACCTGGGGGCGCAACTGGCGATCGCGGCGGGAATGCTGGTGGCCTTGGCCGTTTTCTTTCGATCGCTCCTGGGCAATTTGGGAGATACGCGCCTGGTTTTGGCGGAGTTGCTGATCCATTTGCAGGTGCTCCATTGCTTCGACTTGCCCCGGCGCAAGGACTTGGGCTACTCGATGCTGATCGGGCTGATTCTGATGGGGGTGGCCGGAACCCTCAGCCAAACCATGTTGTTTGCGCCCGTGTTGGTGGCCTTTGTGGGGGTGGCGCTGCCAATGTTGGTGTTGGACTATCGATCGCGCCTGGGATTGGAACCGGGCGATCGGGATTGGCGCACCCTCACGGGGCTAATTCGGCCGGGTCAGATGGCGCGGTTGTTTGGGGTGGTGGCGGTTTTGGGGCTGGTGGTCTTTGCCCTGCTGCCGCGTTTTCCGGGCTACCAACTGCGCCAGTTCCCGGTGACGGCTCCGCCCAATTTGATGGATCAGGTGTTTGATAACCGGGATCAGTCTGCGTCGATTCGCAATCCGGGTTATGGGCAAGATGGCCAAGCCCTCGGGGGAACCAGCGGCGCAGGCCGCGGCCAAACGGACAACACGTTCTATTACGGCTTTAGCAGCACGATCGACCAAACTCTTCAGGGGCAACTGGTTCCCACCTTGGTGATGCGGGTGCGATCGCAGTCACCGGGCTTTTGGCGAGTGTTGGGGTTCGATCGCTACACCGGTCGCGGGTGGGAAATTTCCCGCAATGACGACACCCAAAGCCTGGTGCGGCCCGATTGGTCCTATCGCTTTGTGATTCCGCCGGAGCCAACCCGCGCCCAAATTGAAGAGGTGGTGCAAAGCTACACGGTGCTTTCGGCCTTGCCCAACCTGATTCCCACCCTGGCCCAACCCACGGAGCTGTTTTTCCCAACCCGAGGAATTGCGATCGACAAGGAAGGCAGTATTCGATCGCCCCGCATTTTGGATGAGGGGTTAACCTACTCGGTCATCTCCCAAGTGGCCTACCGCGATCGCACCCGACTGCGCCAGGCCCGCCGTACCTATCCCCCCTTCATTCGCAACTATTACCTCGATGTGCCCGCGGCCCTGCGGCCCAAGTTGCAAAAACGGGCCCAAGAGTTACTCGCGAAGGCTCCCAATGCCCGCAATGATGCGTATGAGCAGGCGCTGTTCTTAGCCCAAGCCCTGAAGCAAACCTACACCGTACAACCGGACTTGCCGCCACCGGCTGCGGGTGAAGATTTGGTCGATCGCTTTTTGTTTCAGTATCAAGGGGGCTATCCCGATCATTTCCCCACCACTCTCACCCTCATGTTGCGGAGTTTGGGGATTCCGGCACGGGTGGCGGCCGGGTTTGCGCCGGGTCGGTTCAATCCTTTCACCGGCCTATACGAGGTGTACAACACCGATGCCCATTTGATCACAGAGGTTTATTTTCCCGGGTATGGCTGGTATAGCTTTGACCCGATTCCTGGCCATCCCTTGATTCCACCCTCGATCGAGAAAAATGAAACCTTCAGCACCCTAGAAAAACTCTGGGCTTGGGTGGCTGGTTGGTTGCCCACGCCCCTGCGCAATTGGCTGGATGGGGTGATTTCAGGGGTGCTGGGGGGACTGCTGGCGCTGGTGGGTCGGTTGCTGGGTTTGTTAACGGGGGGCTGGACGGGTATTTTGGCGGCGATCGCCCTGGCTTTGGTGGTGGGTGGGGCCCTGTGGTTGGGTTGGTTGGGCTGGCACGCTTGGCAACGGCGGCGGCGCTTGGCTCGGTTAGCCCCGATCGCTGCGTTATATCAGGAGGTGCGCGATTGGTTAGCAGAAGACTGTCCCGCCTATCCTTGGCAAACACCATTGGAATATGTGGCCGCCTATGAACAGTGGCTCGCCCAGCAGGGGGGCGGCCCCGGCGCGGGCGATCGCTTGGCGCTGTTGGCGGCGGTGGCCGGGGCCTACAGTGATTGGCGCTATGGCGATCGCCCGGCGGATGTGGCGGCTTTGCGGGAACAGTGGCAACGGGTGCGACGGCGCGATCGGCCCCGGCTGTTGGGAGCGGCGGCTCGCTAG
- a CDS encoding HAD family phosphatase, with protein sequence MTLKAILLDFNGTIINDEPLHGQLLQEMLLSENLRPDPEEFREVCLGRSDRACLRDLLARRGRMVDDDTLDRLVARKSQLYLDRLAHLPQLPIYPGVVDFCSRVRTLGLPMGIVTGALAAEVETVLSRAGLRSFFSVLITGDMGLESKPAPDGYLQAVAQLRSQLDRLDLQPQNCLAIEDTYPGIAAAKAAGMQVVGVATSHPFQMVHRRADWVVDFLNTLDLDRVQRLFAGRERPEPPIGATMSDTPIASGN encoded by the coding sequence ATGACCCTCAAAGCAATTCTGCTGGACTTTAACGGCACAATCATTAATGACGAACCGCTGCACGGGCAACTTCTGCAAGAGATGTTGCTGAGTGAGAATTTGCGGCCGGATCCGGAGGAATTCCGCGAGGTCTGTTTGGGCCGGAGCGATCGGGCCTGTTTGCGGGATCTGCTGGCTCGGCGGGGGCGCATGGTGGATGATGACACGCTCGATCGGTTGGTGGCCCGCAAGTCGCAACTGTATCTCGATCGTCTGGCCCACTTGCCCCAACTGCCGATCTATCCGGGCGTGGTGGACTTTTGCAGTCGGGTGCGCACCTTGGGGTTGCCCATGGGAATTGTGACCGGGGCCCTGGCTGCGGAGGTGGAGACGGTTTTGAGTCGGGCGGGACTGCGATCGTTCTTTAGCGTGCTGATTACGGGTGATATGGGCCTAGAGAGCAAGCCCGCTCCCGATGGTTATTTGCAAGCGGTGGCCCAGTTGCGATCGCAGCTCGATCGGCTGGATTTACAACCCCAAAATTGCTTGGCGATCGAAGACACCTACCCTGGCATTGCGGCGGCCAAGGCTGCGGGAATGCAGGTGGTGGGCGTGGCCACCAGCCACCCATTCCAAATGGTGCACCGCCGGGCCGATTGGGTGGTGGACTTTTTAAATACCTTGGATCTCGATCGGGTGCAGCGGCTTTTTGCCGGTCGGGAACGGCCCGAACCGCCGATTGGTGCTACCATGTCCGATACGCCAATTGCCTCGGGGAATTAG
- a CDS encoding ATP-grasp domain-containing protein — protein MDLLEYQAKALFAAMGIPVLPSQPIASLQELRELKIPYPIALKSQVRAGGRGRAGGIRFASNTIDAVAAAQAIFSLPIGGECPALLLAEAKYNVEQEFYLAVALDDNARRPVLLGSTQGGMDGKLSAGTVHQVLVDGEFSPFYARRLVLKMGLRGELVPSVSEIVERMYALFVQNDLDLVEINPLGVDRAGELMALDGKVTVNDSAIDRHTELKCLLNGVVMPPSLKPVWIEGGTAPASVANAAHGAQGAVNGQSSNSTNGDRSKKNASTPIGIVCNGMGLTLAALDLVCRFGGNVAGFINVGWTVGGGRPEILEGRLEQALASLSHPHPVRVVLLDLLGSAITLDGVVAVIHQYAKRHGWWRQETQPMEELPQPLSTTRSEGDLAVNNWANNLALNQGRGPAIVLRVLGEPSDETRELIESLPISLADSLEAAAKLTAVLANAPQV, from the coding sequence ATGGACTTGCTGGAGTATCAGGCAAAAGCCTTGTTTGCCGCCATGGGCATTCCGGTGCTGCCTTCCCAACCGATCGCCAGCTTGCAGGAGTTGCGGGAATTGAAGATTCCCTACCCGATCGCCCTGAAATCCCAAGTGCGGGCCGGGGGACGGGGGCGTGCTGGTGGGATCCGGTTCGCCAGCAACACGATCGACGCGGTGGCCGCCGCCCAAGCCATTTTCAGCTTGCCGATCGGGGGGGAATGTCCTGCGTTGCTGTTGGCGGAGGCCAAATACAACGTGGAGCAGGAGTTTTATCTGGCGGTGGCGCTGGATGACAACGCCCGGCGGCCGGTGCTGCTGGGATCCACCCAAGGGGGGATGGATGGCAAGCTGTCCGCCGGTACGGTGCATCAGGTGTTGGTGGATGGGGAATTTTCGCCCTTCTATGCCCGCCGTTTGGTGCTGAAGATGGGGCTACGGGGCGAGCTAGTGCCTTCCGTCAGCGAGATTGTGGAGCGGATGTATGCTCTGTTTGTCCAAAATGATTTGGATTTGGTGGAGATCAATCCCCTAGGGGTCGATCGCGCCGGGGAACTGATGGCCCTGGACGGCAAAGTCACCGTGAACGACAGTGCGATCGATCGCCACACGGAGTTGAAATGCTTGCTCAACGGCGTAGTGATGCCGCCCAGCCTCAAGCCCGTTTGGATTGAGGGCGGAACCGCGCCCGCTTCGGTGGCCAATGCGGCCCACGGTGCTCAGGGGGCCGTGAACGGTCAGAGCAGCAATTCCACCAATGGCGATCGCAGCAAAAAGAACGCCAGCACCCCGATCGGGATTGTCTGCAATGGCATGGGGCTGACCTTAGCGGCCTTGGATTTGGTTTGCCGCTTTGGGGGCAACGTGGCCGGGTTCATCAATGTGGGCTGGACCGTGGGCGGTGGTCGCCCCGAAATCCTAGAAGGGCGGCTCGAACAGGCCTTAGCCAGTCTCAGCCATCCACATCCAGTGCGGGTGGTGCTGCTGGATTTGTTGGGCAGTGCCATCACCCTGGATGGCGTGGTGGCAGTGATTCACCAATATGCCAAGCGCCATGGTTGGTGGCGACAGGAAACCCAACCGATGGAAGAATTACCGCAACCCCTCTCCACCACCCGCAGTGAAGGGGACTTGGCTGTGAATAATTGGGCTAATAATTTGGCCCTGAATCAGGGACGCGGCCCCGCGATCGTGCTGCGGGTGTTGGGGGAACCCAGTGATGAAACGCGCGAGTTAATTGAAAGCTTGCCGATTTCCCTGGCCGACAGCCTCGAAGCCGCAGCCAAACTGACGGCTGTGTTGGCCAACGCGCCCCAAGTTTAA
- a CDS encoding pentapeptide repeat-containing protein translates to MNFSRANSSQVSFSQANFFQANFSRANFSQANFSSDRVSSSISEAAYVHQVCGL, encoded by the coding sequence GTGAATTTTTCGCGGGCGAATTCTTCTCAGGTCAGCTTTTCTCAGGCAAACTTTTTTCAGGCGAATTTTTCGCGGGCGAATTTTTCTCAGGCAAACTTTTCCAGCGATCGAGTGAGCAGTAGCATCAGCGAGGCAGCCTATGTCCATCAAGTCTGCGGATTATGA
- a CDS encoding type II secretion system F family protein, with protein sequence MAKFIATIAGPDGKGKREVVEAESINGARNKLIAAGFSQAQIRDLKEQKSGLDIDLASLTASVTVKDLAVFSRQFSAMFNAGIAMVKCLDILSNQCENPKLKKALFKINADVQEGETLSSSLKRHGDIFSKLYCAMVEAGEIGGVLDEVLTRLATLLENAARLQNQIKSAMSYPSTVGSLAVLIFLGMTIFLLPTFTGIFDKLGAELPAFTQIMINISEFLRGPFFDEDDPKGRRNFYVVFLVIALVIGKVVYDLWYKTPAGKRQMDAVFLKLPIFGDIIQKSSVASFCRTFGTLTRSGVPIIQALEICKDTADNQVVSDAVASSITEIQGGGTISAAIERYKVFPAMAIQMMMIGEETGELDKMLMKVADFYEDEVEQAIKGLTSMLEPLMIVVIGGMVGSILLAMYLPIFAVMDAIK encoded by the coding sequence ATGGCTAAATTCATCGCCACCATCGCTGGCCCCGACGGCAAAGGCAAGCGCGAAGTTGTTGAAGCAGAAAGCATCAACGGGGCGCGTAATAAACTGATTGCCGCTGGGTTTAGCCAAGCCCAAATTCGCGATCTCAAGGAACAGAAAAGCGGCCTAGACATTGACCTCGCCAGCCTCACAGCCAGCGTAACCGTAAAAGATTTGGCCGTGTTTTCTCGGCAATTTTCCGCCATGTTCAATGCGGGCATTGCCATGGTGAAATGTTTGGATATTTTGAGCAATCAATGTGAAAATCCCAAACTGAAAAAAGCCCTATTTAAAATCAATGCTGATGTGCAAGAAGGGGAAACCCTATCTTCTTCGCTGAAACGACACGGCGACATCTTCAGTAAGCTCTATTGCGCCATGGTGGAAGCGGGTGAAATTGGGGGGGTGCTCGATGAAGTACTCACCCGACTGGCAACCCTGCTGGAAAATGCCGCCCGGCTACAAAACCAAATTAAGTCCGCCATGTCCTATCCCTCCACAGTGGGATCCTTGGCGGTCCTTATCTTTTTGGGAATGACCATTTTTCTGCTGCCAACCTTTACGGGAATTTTCGATAAGTTAGGGGCTGAACTGCCGGCGTTCACGCAAATCATGATTAATATCAGTGAGTTTTTGCGTGGCCCATTTTTCGATGAAGATGATCCCAAGGGGCGTAGGAATTTCTATGTGGTGTTTTTGGTAATTGCCTTGGTCATCGGCAAGGTTGTCTATGACCTGTGGTACAAAACACCGGCTGGCAAGCGCCAAATGGATGCCGTATTTCTGAAGTTGCCGATTTTTGGAGACATCATTCAGAAAAGCTCGGTGGCTAGTTTTTGCCGCACCTTTGGGACGTTGACGCGATCGGGTGTGCCGATTATTCAAGCCCTCGAAATTTGTAAAGATACCGCCGACAACCAGGTGGTTTCGGATGCGGTGGCTTCCTCCATTACCGAAATTCAAGGTGGGGGAACGATCAGTGCGGCGATCGAGCGATATAAGGTCTTCCCGGCCATGGCCATTCAGATGATGATGATTGGTGAGGAAACCGGGGAACTCGACAAAATGCTAATGAAGGTGGCGGACTTCTATGAAGATGAAGTGGAGCAAGCAATCAAGGGTCTAACCAGTATGTTGGAGCCGTTGATGATTGTGGTGATTGGGGGGATGGTTGGTTCGATTTTGTTGGCGATGTATTTGCCCATCTTTGCGGTGATGGATGCGATTAAGTAG
- a CDS encoding type IV pilus twitching motility protein PilT, which yields MPLDYMIEDVMESLIEQGGSDMHIQAGAPIYFRISGKLTPQPQFGEVLDSQDCQKLIFSMLNNNQRKDLEQNWELDCAYGVKGLSRFRVNVYRERGCWAACLRALASQIPNFEKLGLPQVLLEMAERPRGMVLITGQTGSGKTTTLAACLDYINRTRAEHVLTVEDPIEYVFPNMKSLFHQRQKGEDTKSFANALKAALREDPDIILVGEMRDLETISLAISAAETGHLVFGTLHTNSAAGTIDRILDVFPPIQQPQVRAQMANSLVGVCSQNLVKKVGGGRCAAHEIMLNTPAVANLIREGKTSQIYSTIQMGGKQGMQTMESCLAKLYQENKITYEDALGKSSKPDELQRLLGGKVGAGR from the coding sequence ATGCCACTGGATTACATGATCGAAGACGTGATGGAATCGCTGATCGAACAAGGCGGCTCCGACATGCATATCCAAGCCGGTGCGCCCATCTATTTTCGGATTAGCGGCAAACTGACCCCCCAACCGCAATTTGGCGAAGTTCTCGACTCCCAGGACTGCCAAAAGCTGATTTTCAGTATGCTCAACAACAACCAGCGGAAAGACCTGGAGCAGAACTGGGAATTGGACTGCGCCTATGGGGTCAAGGGTCTGTCGCGGTTTCGGGTGAATGTCTATCGCGAGCGGGGCTGCTGGGCCGCCTGTTTGCGGGCCCTGGCTTCCCAAATTCCCAACTTTGAAAAACTCGGTTTGCCCCAAGTGTTGCTGGAGATGGCGGAGCGGCCCCGGGGCATGGTGCTGATCACGGGGCAAACGGGATCCGGCAAAACCACCACCCTGGCGGCCTGCTTGGACTACATCAACCGCACCCGCGCGGAGCATGTCCTGACCGTGGAAGACCCGATCGAGTATGTGTTTCCGAACATGAAAAGCCTGTTCCACCAGCGGCAAAAGGGCGAAGACACCAAGAGTTTTGCCAACGCCCTGAAGGCAGCGCTGCGGGAAGACCCGGATATCATTCTGGTGGGGGAAATGCGGGACTTGGAAACCATTTCCTTGGCTATCTCCGCCGCTGAAACCGGTCACTTGGTTTTCGGAACCCTGCACACCAACTCCGCCGCCGGGACGATCGACCGGATTTTGGACGTGTTTCCCCCCATCCAACAGCCCCAAGTCCGGGCCCAGATGGCCAACTCCCTCGTGGGGGTTTGCTCACAAAACTTGGTCAAGAAAGTTGGGGGCGGTCGCTGTGCAGCACACGAAATTATGCTGAATACCCCCGCTGTGGCGAACCTGATTCGGGAAGGCAAAACCTCGCAAATCTATTCCACGATTCAAATGGGTGGTAAGCAGGGGATGCAAACCATGGAATCTTGCCTGGCGAAGCTGTACCAAGAAAACAAGATCACCTACGAAGATGCCCTGGGCAAAAGCTCCAAACCCGACGAGCTACAGCGGTTGTTGGGTGGCAAGGTGGGTGCTGGTCGCTAG
- a CDS encoding GspE/PulE family protein, which produces MTNSINRRALVVQSNFSPFGNKLVQSGYVDPDQMSRALAEHRQSGRPLMEVLAAIAGKEVPPELVRQYKKQLLFELKILHGVEAIDPEIEEVSAAQVEQCIETLIPVDVCRRYRLLPLGRAQRGDAPAMMVAMADPDNLDALDDLNRILRPQNLALIRRVIAPEDYQAIISQYLDEAARKSQQASRQTSAAVSFDESDLQNLEAMQMEEASDELETDDLASSMNDAESGPIVNLVNKVLIKALQDGVSDIHVEPQEEEMRIRFRKDGVLQEVFRLPKKVVPAVTSRFKIISNLDIAERRDTQDGRIRRVFEGRKVDFRVNVLPSRYGEKIVLRILDNSSTQLGLDKLIGRPESLQLVREMASRPFGLILVTGPTGSGKSTTLYSILAERNDPGINISTAEDPIEYALPGITQVQVIREKGLDFSRILRAFLRQDPDVILVGETRDKETAKTAIEAALTGHLVLTTLHTNDASGAIARLDEMGVEPFMVAGALLGVVAQRLMRRVCSECRVPYTPTPEELARYGMSANQESHLTFYKANVVSPDERKSLGEMGKLCPKCGGVGYKGRCGVYEVLQVTETLQNLITQGAPTDRIKEAAVEEGMVTLLAYSLDLVREGLTTFEEVERVTFTDTGLEAELKAKRKSALTCRTCAAELQPDWMDCPYCLTPRFEEPLVTGR; this is translated from the coding sequence ATGACAAACTCCATAAACCGGCGCGCCCTGGTTGTCCAAAGCAATTTTTCGCCCTTCGGTAACAAACTTGTGCAGTCGGGCTATGTGGATCCCGACCAAATGAGCCGCGCTTTGGCTGAACACCGCCAGTCGGGCCGGCCGCTGATGGAAGTGCTGGCAGCGATCGCCGGCAAAGAAGTGCCACCGGAATTGGTACGCCAGTACAAAAAGCAACTGCTGTTTGAACTCAAAATTCTCCACGGGGTTGAGGCGATCGACCCGGAAATTGAAGAAGTGTCCGCGGCCCAGGTGGAGCAATGCATTGAAACCCTGATTCCGGTGGATGTTTGCCGTCGCTATCGGTTGCTGCCCCTGGGGCGGGCCCAACGGGGCGACGCACCGGCCATGATGGTGGCCATGGCCGACCCGGACAACCTGGATGCACTGGACGATTTGAATCGCATCCTGCGGCCCCAAAACCTGGCCCTGATTCGGCGGGTGATTGCCCCCGAAGATTACCAGGCCATCATTAGCCAATACCTAGACGAAGCGGCCCGCAAGTCCCAACAGGCTTCTCGCCAAACTTCCGCCGCCGTCAGTTTCGATGAGTCGGATTTGCAGAACCTCGAAGCCATGCAAATGGAAGAGGCTTCCGACGAATTGGAGACGGACGACCTGGCCAGCTCCATGAACGACGCGGAGTCGGGGCCGATCGTCAACCTAGTGAACAAGGTTTTGATTAAGGCCCTGCAAGACGGCGTTTCGGATATTCACGTGGAACCCCAAGAGGAAGAAATGCGGATTCGGTTCCGCAAAGATGGGGTGCTGCAAGAGGTGTTTCGGCTCCCGAAAAAGGTGGTTCCGGCCGTGACCTCCCGGTTCAAAATCATTTCCAACCTGGACATTGCCGAACGACGGGACACCCAGGATGGGCGGATTCGCCGGGTCTTTGAAGGGCGGAAAGTGGACTTTCGGGTCAATGTGCTACCCAGTCGCTACGGCGAGAAGATTGTGTTGCGGATTTTGGATAACTCCTCAACACAACTGGGTTTGGATAAGCTGATTGGCCGGCCGGAATCGTTGCAGTTGGTGCGGGAGATGGCCAGCCGCCCCTTTGGCTTGATTTTGGTGACGGGGCCGACGGGTTCCGGGAAGTCCACCACGCTCTATTCAATCTTGGCGGAACGGAACGACCCAGGCATCAACATCAGTACCGCTGAAGACCCGATCGAATACGCCTTGCCCGGGATTACCCAGGTGCAGGTGATTCGGGAAAAGGGGCTGGACTTTTCGCGGATCCTGCGGGCATTCCTGCGCCAAGACCCGGATGTGATTCTGGTGGGTGAGACGCGGGACAAGGAAACGGCCAAAACGGCGATCGAGGCGGCCCTCACAGGCCACTTGGTGTTAACCACCCTGCACACCAACGACGCATCCGGGGCGATCGCCCGCTTGGATGAAATGGGCGTGGAACCTTTCATGGTGGCGGGGGCCCTGTTGGGCGTGGTGGCCCAGCGGCTAATGCGGCGCGTTTGCAGCGAATGCCGCGTGCCCTACACTCCCACCCCCGAAGAGTTGGCCCGCTACGGCATGAGCGCCAACCAAGAATCCCACCTGACCTTCTACAAGGCCAATGTGGTGTCGCCTGATGAGCGCAAGAGCCTGGGCGAGATGGGCAAACTTTGTCCCAAGTGTGGCGGTGTGGGCTACAAGGGCCGTTGCGGGGTTTATGAGGTTTTGCAAGTGACGGAAACCTTGCAAAACCTGATTACCCAAGGGGCCCCAACCGATCGCATCAAGGAGGCCGCCGTTGAAGAAGGGATGGTTACCCTGTTGGCCTACAGCCTGGATCTGGTGCGGGAAGGGCTGACCACCTTCGAGGAAGTGGAGCGGGTCACCTTCACCGACACCGGCCTAGAAGCGGAACTGAAGGCCAAGCGCAAGAGCGCCCTCACCTGTCGCACCTGCGCGGCAGAACTCCAGCCAGACTGGATGGACTGTCCCTATTGCCTCACGCCTCGGTTTGAAGAGCCGTTGGTGACCGGTCGCTAG
- the grpE gene encoding nucleotide exchange factor GrpE, with protein sequence MVKAQQELNKNSIVITASEEPMTYSPEENLTEDNTSVNDPAPEAAVEPPTAEAPTPEAATPETSATEEAPATLDDLDLSELEEPAAEGTYGPKVADLLREIEGLKGQLDDRTGQHMRLTADFENFRRRTAKEREELELRIRCDTIRELLSVIDNFERARSFIKPQTDGELNLHKSYQGIYRQLVDSLKRLGVVKMRPEGQEFDPNLHEAVMREPSNEHPEGTVLEQLQDGYLLGDRVLRHAMVKVAAPGEPVVASEDNDQAASES encoded by the coding sequence ATGGTCAAAGCTCAACAGGAACTCAACAAAAACTCCATTGTGATCACTGCTAGCGAGGAACCAATGACCTACAGCCCTGAAGAAAACCTGACGGAAGACAATACCTCGGTGAATGACCCGGCCCCCGAAGCGGCAGTAGAACCCCCAACTGCTGAAGCGCCGACCCCCGAAGCCGCCACCCCCGAAACCAGCGCAACCGAGGAAGCACCGGCCACCCTGGATGATCTGGACTTGTCTGAGTTGGAAGAACCGGCAGCCGAAGGAACCTATGGGCCAAAGGTGGCGGACTTGCTGCGGGAAATTGAGGGCTTGAAGGGGCAACTGGACGATCGCACCGGCCAGCACATGCGCTTAACGGCTGACTTTGAGAATTTCCGCCGCCGCACCGCCAAAGAGCGCGAAGAGTTGGAGTTGCGGATTCGCTGCGACACGATCCGCGAGCTGTTGTCGGTTATTGATAACTTTGAGCGGGCCCGATCGTTCATCAAGCCCCAAACCGATGGCGAATTAAATCTGCACAAGAGCTATCAGGGCATTTATCGCCAGTTGGTGGACAGCCTGAAGCGGTTAGGGGTGGTGAAAATGCGCCCCGAGGGCCAGGAATTTGACCCGAATTTGCATGAGGCGGTGATGCGGGAGCCGTCCAATGAGCACCCGGAAGGCACAGTGCTGGAGCAGTTGCAGGATGGTTATTTGTTGGGCGATCGGGTGTTGCGCCATGCCATGGTGAAAGTTGCCGCTCCCGGTGAGCCTGTGGTAGCGTCTGAGGACAACGACCAGGCCGCCTCTGAGTCCTAA